tcccgatgacaagttagcgccttacatggcatctctgctaccattggtgtgtgtgaatgggtgaatgagacacagagtaaagcgctttggataaaagcgttatacaagtgcagaccatttaccaaataCTTTGGAGTATATATTGCCAAACCATTTTGTGCCCCCTGCTGATTGCTCAGACATTGTTGATGCtgttttttattactgttttgtGTCTGCTATTTATTCCAGTCAGTTACAGGAACTTACAGATGCCTTTAACGTGCTAAACTCTGACCGCAGTCATTTCCTCAAGTCAAAACCGGTTCTACATCTCAACACCTCTTACTGTAGTTGAGGTGGTTTAAATCACCTTAAGCTTTTCTTTGGGACTGGTGGCGCATTTATTTTGGCACTATGATGTATTCAGTGTGAAAACAACTAAATAGAAGCTTTATTCTGACTAGGTACTCGGGTAAAtttatgcacattttaaattttgCAACCTGAGTTCAGGTATTCAGCTCAACAGTTCAgtttcaatacacacacacacacacacacacacacacacacacacacacacacacacacacacacacacacaagactaCTGCACTTTTTTTAATACACCAGCTGTATGTACTTGGACAGTCAAgcattttgttcatttcccCTCCTAATTTAGTTATTTGCAACTCTCATCTGTTCACTAATTCTCAGCAGCCAGCCCTGGGACGCTGAGGGTTAACACTCTCGATACACTTGAGAAGCcattcccccttttttttaaaaattttttttttattgcgtGCCATTGTATTCAACATGAACCTCCTAGCATGTATGCGTGAACTCTCAAAGAATGCCTGTGATTGGCTAGAGTCACTGTTTGACAAGGGAGAAAGGAATGTCCTCAATACCAAGCTGTCCTTTCTAGGTTTTCTGCCACGGATAGATGTGGCATTGTGGGGATTCAAACATGGGATGGCTTTACCATTGTGTAATTTGGGaaccccctttaaaaaaaaaaaaaaagaagcttttaaCCACTGCTACAGGTTGTAtttatccgtgtgtgtgtgtgtgtgtgtgtgtgtctttagagggttaagggccttgctcaaggctcCAGATGTGGTAGCTTGGCTACCTTCCGGTctttgagccaccactgcatTAAATACCCGTTATGGAAGCAAGTCAAAAAtagttttgtctttttgtttttactggGAGGACATTAGAAAGTAAAAACAAGTCAAACAAAAGAGCATCATTCCATAGGCTTTAAATTAAACAGGTTACAATAAAAGTAATGTAAAGCCTAATGAATATTCACTATATGGcaaaaagtatgtagacacctgatcacatcacatcacaatgtacttgttgaacatctcattccagatttattccctcctttactgttaataataatctccactcttctgtgaaggcttttCAGTAGATTTTGGAGtttggctgtagggatttgcgatcattcagctacaagagcattaggaAGATCATATATAGtgatgttgggcgaggaggcctggggtgcagttggtgttccagttaatcccaaaggtgtttagtggggttggggtcagagctctgtgcaggacactcgagctCTTCCAGTCTAAcctttgctttgtgcacagtggcattgtcatgctagaacaggtttgggcctcttagttccagtgaaggtaaaatgtaatgctacaacatatAAAGGCATtctatacgtgtgtgtgtgtgtgtgtgtgtgtgtgtgtgtgtgtgtgtgtgtgtatatacaactttgtggcaacagttttggAAAGAGCCACATATgggcgtgatggtcaggtgtccacatacttttgttcATGTAGTATATGACATATTCCCAAGATGCGAACATTTAGGTTCATAGGAAGAAAATTTTCAGAATCTCACTCATCTTGCATTAATTTCTCTGGACACAGGACTTTTATTCTGAAATGGAAGGTCTTTTGAATGTCAGTTTCATCCACATTGTATTGGATATTATTGATCTGCTGTATTCGACTTGCATCGGAAGTGAGCGCTCAGAATGATATTTTCGTTCTCCGTGCTTTCAAACTACAGATCGGACGCCTCCGTGTTTGTCTTtggttagcaacaagctagccatctaactgtgatgagtgatgtgcGTTATCCTCCTCAGAACAGCGATCCGTGGATTTACCAAGTGAATgcctgtatgttgattgatctaaaatatatagttatatatacagtgtaacaCATTTAAAGGTAAGGAGTTCTGCTGTGTTTActgctgatgctgtgagcagccatgttgatttgacgtcacttgctgagCTCGGGGTTGAGGAGACCATTCAGTGTTCTCACATAGGAATTCTGAGTCGCAGGgcattttctttggtttttcctaATCGGAGGTCAGGGATTAAGTTGCAATATGTaatatgatttctttttttttatgttctatgCTACAAAGTTATGTCTTTTTGAGAGTGAAGTTAATACTTGCATATGTAATGTTTTACATTAAGTCATTAATATATGACTTCCACTGAACACTATTAGTAGAAGTTATGTATGTGTCAAAAATGTGTAatacactttttattattattattattttatttatttttttactttttttcacCACCAatttttttaccatttatatCTTGATTAGGTTTGCTGGAATGGGTAATCTTCTAAAAGTCCTTacaagagaaatagagaactaTCCACATTTTTTCCTGGACTTTGAAAGTAAGTTTACGAGGCTTGCAGCTTCAGAAGCGGAACTGTGTAATAATTGATCTTCACTCCACAGAAGAAATTGAACCACCATGTCTGAACACTCGCATAGACCTGGATGTCTCTGCATTCATTCAGAAAAGCAGAGAGGTCCGAGcttgtacactgtaaaaccggatagttcatttaactcaaaaattttgaggaaactaattcacctcaaaatttttaagttgataaatcaatttctttaagccaaatgcacttaaatataacaatttaTCTCTCACGTTgtaatttaaaattaatttttgttatatttaagtgtatttggcttaaagaaattgattgaTTAACttttttgaggtaattagtttcctcaaatttttggagttaaatgaacttatctggttttacagtgtggatAAATTCTTGCTCTTAATACTGTTGGTCACTTCAATGCCATTGAGCTTCATTTTGAAgatctgtgtttaaaaaataaatatataaataaaatctatgcAAGTGTTTCAGACCTGTGGCAACAAGATTGAACTATTGCTGTCCATTACATgcaacacctctctctctctctctctctctctctctctctctctctctctctctctctctctctctctctctctcgctcctgtttttctttttcttctgttttcttctTCCAGAAACCAAATGGGGAATCTTTTAAAAGTGCTCACTTGCACAGAGCTTGATCAGGGGCCAAACTTTTTCCTTGACTTTGAAAGTGAGCAGAGCTTTTGCCTGGCCCAATCTGTCCTTCCTGCTGTCTACTAAACTTCTGCACGTctcattgtttgtttgtatatctGATAAACACAGCCAAACATGCATCAATACACCTTTTGTTATTGTACATCATGATGATTTGAGTAATTTTTGCTGCATGCATTTATTCTTGGAGAGAACGTTTGCACATGCAAATCAGATGACTTCATAGTGGGGGTGTGTTGTTTTGCAAATGCAAATGTTTTAGTCCATTTCCCAAGACACGACCTTGCTCCATTTCTTTTGGGCGTTTACTGTTCTTGTACATTACAGCCTCTTGCTGCCAAACTGCCAGTTAGTGGCTGTAATGCATGTTTCGTGATGCGTTACACTCCTACAGTATCTCTTAGACGCTGCTTCATCTTCGTTTTCCCCTTCACTCGCATGCTGTTGCATCTTTTCTGAAAAGAACCTAACCTGTTAATTTGTCTGTATTAACACTAACCCGTGTCCTGCACACATGTGGAAGATATTTTCCTGCTTTCACCATGTTCTTTAAATTTCCCAACATATAAATGGAAATAATTGTGTTCAGACACAGATAGAATTTCAGAAGTTGTGAGATTTTGAATATGTTCTACTGTAGTTGTATTGGCTTAATATTGTGCGTTATTTTCAATGTATAGGCATGGGGAAAATGTTATTTGTTATGTACTGCTAATttagttctgtgtgtgtgtgtgtgtgtgtgtgtgtgtgtgtgtgtgtgtgtgtgtgtgtcagatgcACAGCCCACAGAGTGTGAGCGTGACGTGTGGAACCAGGTGAATGCCGTACTCCAGGAATCTGAGAGCATCCTGTCAGGCCTGCAGGCGTACAAGGGAGCAGGACAGGAGATACGAGATGTAGGTCGCACACATGTACTCGTAACAAACGTCAGCATTCTTAAATTGAAtccttttggtttgtttttcaggCTATACAGAATCCCAATGATTTATTGCTGCAAGAACGGGCTTGGACCTCCGTGTGTCCCCTCGTCATCCGACTCAAAAAGTTTTATGGCTTCTCACTGAAGCTGGGTAACACTCTCACTCTTCATCCCACATCCTACTgagttttaaaataaagcaCATGTTTCATGTATTTTCTCCTTCCATTGGCGCAGAGAAAGCCCTGCAGAGCCTTTTGGAGTCTCTGACCTGTCCGCCTTACACTCCCACTCAGCATCTCGAGAAGGAGCAGGCCCTCGCCAAGCAGTTCGCTGAGATCCTGCATTTCACCCTCCGCTTCGATGAGCTCAaggttttatttctatttcttcCTAAAACTCCAGCCAACCTGTTGACAGTTCAAGTCTAGCAGGAAGGATTGCAtcagtgtggtggtggtggtggtggtggtgtttttctgttgttgtttgtttgtttttgtttttaactgatcagttattttttgttgtttcttcaGATGCGAATACCTGCCATCCAGAATGATTTCAGTTACTACAGACGAACGATCAGTCGAAACAGAATAAATAACATGAACGTAAGAAGATGCAGTTAAACTCGCTAATCTTTCTAAAATGGTTCCACGTacagaagttaaaaaaaaaaatgccatgtgGTGGTGTTATTTTTCTGTGCTGTTATCTTTATATTGTACTTCTGATGACAAAAGTTTTCCTCAAGATGTCAAAATACATGATCAGGCATA
The sequence above is drawn from the Ictalurus punctatus breed USDA103 chromosome 25, Coco_2.0, whole genome shotgun sequence genome and encodes:
- the fam49a gene encoding protein FAM49A (The RefSeq protein has 1 substitution compared to this genomic sequence); translation: MGNLLKVLTREIENYPHFFLDFENAQPTECERDVWNQVNAVLQESESILSGPQAYKGAGQEIRDAIQNPNDLLLQERAWTSVCPLVIRLKKFYGFSLKLEKALQSLLESLTCPPYTPTQHLEKEQALAKQFAEILHFTLRFDELKMRIPAIQNDFSYYRRTISRNRINNMNLDIENEVNNEMANRMSLFYAEATPMLKTLSTATTNFVTENKTLPLENTTDCLSTMASVCKVMLETPEYTSRFNSEDTLLFCMRVMVGVIILYDHVHPNGAFTKSSKIDMKGCIKVLKDQPADNVEGLLNALKFTTKHLNDESTPKNIRTMLQ
- the fam49a gene encoding protein FAM49A isoform X1 — protein: MGNLLKVLTCTELDQGPNFFLDFENAQPTECERDVWNQVNAVLQESESILSGLQAYKGAGQEIRDAIQNPNDLLLQERAWTSVCPLVIRLKKFYGFSLKLEKALQSLLESLTCPPYTPTQHLEKEQALAKQFAEILHFTLRFDELKMRIPAIQNDFSYYRRTISRNRINNMNLDIENEVNNEMANRMSLFYAEATPMLKTLSTATTNFVTENKTLPLENTTDCLSTMASVCKVMLETPEYTSRFNSEDTLLFCMRVMVGVIILYDHVHPNGAFTKSSKIDMKGCIKVLKDQPADNVEGLLNALKFTTKHLNDESTPKNIRTMLQ